The following are encoded in a window of Arachis ipaensis cultivar K30076 unplaced genomic scaffold, Araip1.1 Aipa1485, whole genome shotgun sequence genomic DNA:
- the LOC107624675 gene encoding inositol transporter 1-like, whose translation MALVGAIFGAAIGGYINDVFGRRIATIIADLSFIIGSVIMALAPNPMLIIVGRFLVGLGVGFASITAPLYIAEVSPSEIRGGLVSANCLMITGGQFLSYVINYGLTR comes from the coding sequence ATGGCCTTGGTTGGAGCAATTTTTGGCGCCGCCATAGGTGGTTACATTAACGATGTCTTCGGACGTAGGATTGCTACAATCATAGCAGATCTTAGTTTTATCATTGGATCAGTGATAATGGCTCTGGCACCAAATCCTATGCTTATCATAGTGGGCCGTTTTTTAGTTGGCTTGGGTGTTGGTTTTGCCTCCATTACTGCTCCTTTATATATTGCGGAAGTATCACCGTCAGAAATAAGAGGAGGATTAGTTAGTGCCAATTGTCTTATGATTACTGGTGGTCAATTTCTTTCCTATGTCATCAATTACGGCTTGACAAGA